A stretch of DNA from Rhizobacter sp.:
CATCGACTGACACTCGACCTCCACAGCCACGGCACCACGCCACGCGACTGGCTGCTCGACTCCGGCCTGATCGCCGTCGAGACCCAGACCGCCTGGAAGCAGACCGTCGACCAGGTCCTCGACGAAGTGCAGCGCAGTTTCGACGCCGCCGGGGCCTACCGCGCGATCCGGCTGCACGGCGACTGCCATGTCGGCAATGTGCTCTGGACCGACGCCGGCCCGCACTTCGTCGACCTCGACGACGCGCTGATGGGCCCGCCGGTGCAAGACCTGTGGATGCTGCTCTCGGGCGAGCGCCAGCAGATGCAGCAGCAGCTCACCGCCCTGCTCACCGGCTACGAAGACTTCATGGAGTTCGACTGGCGCCAGCTGCGCCTGATCGAAGCACTGCGGGCGCTGCGCATGATCCACTACAGCGCCTGGCTCGCGCGCCGTTGGGCCGACCCGGCCTTCCCGGTTGCGTTCCCGTGGTTCGGCGATCGCAACTACTGGAGCGAGCAGATCATCCGTCTTCGCGACCAGCTCGATGCGATGCGGGAGCCACCGCTCGGCGGCTCCGTCTTCTGAGCACGAATCAGGCGGTCAGCAAGGCGTTCACACGCCGCACGTAGGCCGCCGGATCTTCGAGATGGCCGCCCTCGGCCAGCACCGCCTGGTCGAAGAGGATGTGCGCCAGCTCCTCGAAATGCGCACTGCCGTCGAGGCGCTTGACCAGTGCGTGTTCGGCGTTGACTTCCAGCGTGGGCTGCTGCGCCGGCGCGTTCTGGCCTGCCTGCTTCAGCATGCGCGCGAGGTGGCCGCTGATGTCGCCTTCTTCCACCACCAGGCAGGCCGGCGAATCGACGAGCCGCGTGGTCACGCGCACGTCCTTCGCGCGGTCCTTCAGCACCTCCTTCAGGCGGTCGAGCACCGGCTTGAAGGCAGTGGCCGCTTCTTCGGCCTGCTTCTTCTCAGCCTCGTCCTGCAGCTTGCCAAGGTCGATCGCACCCTTGGCCACGCTTTGCAGCGGCTTGCCCTCGAACTCGTAGACGTGGCTCAGCATCCACTCGTCCACGCGGTCGGTGAGCAGCAGCACCTCGATGCCCTTCTTGCGGAAGATCTCGAGCTGCGGGCTGTTCTTCGCAGCGGCCAGCGTGTCGGCGGTCACGTAGTAGATCGCTTCCTGGCCTTCCTTCATGCGCTTGACGTAGTCTTCCATCGACACGCCTTCGTCCGCCTGGGTCGAGGCGAAGCGGAAGAGCTTCACCAGCCGCTCCTGGTTGGCGTGGTCTTCACCCACGCCTTCCTTCAGCACCGCGCCGAAGTCTTTCCAGAACTTCGCGTACTTCGTGCGTTCGGCTTCGTCCTCGCTGTTGGCCAGGCCTTCGAGCATCGACAACACGCGCTTGGTCGACCCTTCGCGGATGGCCTTCACGTCGCGGCTTTCCTGCAGCAGCTCGCGGCTCACGTTGAGCGGCAGGTCGGCGCTGTCGATCACGCCCTTCACGAAGCGCAGATACACCGGCATCAGCGCTTCGGCGTCGTCCATGATGAAGACACGCTTCACGTAGAGCTTCACGCCGCCGCGCTTGTCGCGGTTCCACAGGTCGAACGGCGCCTTGGCCGGGATGTAGAGCAGCTGCGTGTATTCGCTGCGCCCTTCCACGCGGTTGTGCGTGTAAGCGAGAGGCGCTTCGGTGTCGTAGCTGATCTGCTTGTAGAACTCTTCGTACTGCTCGGGCGTGATGTCGCTCTTGCTGCGGGTCCACAGGGCCGCGGCCTTGTTGATCGGCGCCCATTCGTCTTTGACGATCTGCTCGCTTTTCTCCGGATCCCACTCTTCCTTCTGCATGAGCACCGGCAGGGAGATGTGGTCGGAATATTTGCTGATGATCGAGCGCAGCTTCCAGCCGCTCAGGAATTCTTCTTCGCCCTCGCGCAGGTGCAGGATCACGTCGGTGCCGCGCGTGGGCTTGGTGATGGTCTCGACCTCGAAGTCGCCGCTGCCGTCGCTGCTCCAGCGCACGCCCTCTTCCGCCTTCGCGCCCGCACGGCGCGATTCCACGGTGATGCGGTCGGCCACGATGAAGCCCGAGTAGAAGCCCACGCCGAACTGGCCGATCAGCTGCGCGTCTTTCTTCTGGTCGCCTTCGAGCTTGGCCATGAACTCGCGCGTGCCGCTCTTGGCGATGGTGCCGAGGTTGGCCACGGCTTCCTCGGCCGACAGGCCAATGCCGTTGTCCCGGATCGTGATGGTCTTGGCCGCCTTGTCGAAGCTCACGCGCACCTCGAGGTTGGGCGCGTCCTCATACAGGCCGGCATTGTTCAGGGCCTCGAAGCGCAGCTTGTCGCACGCGTCGGACGCATTCGACACCAGCTCGCGCAGGAAGATCTCCTTGTTCGAGTAGAGCGAGTGCGTGACGAGGTGCAGGATCTGCTTGACCTCGGCCTGGAAGGAAAGGGTTTGTTTTTCCATGGTGTTCGGGAAGACGCTTTAGGTTCTGACCAATCGGCCGCGCCAGCACATAGGGTCGCAGCGACCGTTTTCAAGAGCGGGCGGGGATCATAAGGACAAGCCCTCGACAAGCCCCTTTGGCGCGCTTGGGCACCAGCCGGTCGTGTCGCAGCGCTCCGCTACGATCCGCCGCTCCTTCCAAGAAGAGCGGGCGCCCTGCCTGCCACCCTATCCGCATGACTGCATTGGAAAGCTGGCTCTCAAGCTCACCCGGTTCTGCGGCCCCGTTGTGGACGCTGGAGGGCCTGCGCGGTGCCGACCCCGTGCTCGGCTTTGCGCTGGTGATGCTGGCCGCCGTGGCGCTCGCCGAGCTGCTGCACCGCAAGCTGCGTGCCCCGCGCATGCTGGGCCACATGATCACCGGCGCGCTCGCGAGCCCACTCGCGCTGCGCCTGCTCGACCGCACCGACCTCGACCCGTGGAAGCCGATCATCGACCTCGCGATCGGCGTGCTCGTGTTCGAGCTCGGCAGCCGCATCCGCCCGCGCTGGCTGATCGACAACCCCTGGCTCGCCTTCACCTGCGCGCTCGAAGGCATGCTGGCCGGTCTGTGCGTGGCGGTCACGCTCGTGTGGCTGGATGCGCCCGTGGCGTCGGCCTGGCTGGCCGGTGCGGTGGCCATGTCGACTTCGCCGGTGATCACCCTCGTGCTCGTGCACGAGCTGCGCTCGCGCGGGCAGGTGACCGAACGGCTGCTCATCACCACCGCCATCAACAGCGCCCTCGCGATGCTGGCGCTGAAGGCCTGGAACGTGGTGGCCGCCGCCGGCAGCATCAACATCGGCAACGAGCTGCTGCCGGTGGTGACCGACGCGGTGGTGGTGATCGGCGGCTCCTTCCTGCTCGGCGTCTTCGCCGGCTGGCTGCTCGCCAAGCTGCACCAGCCGCTGCGCGATGCCGCCGCCGCCCCGGTGTTGCAGATTGCGCTGGTGATCCTCGCCGCGATGGTCGCGGCGCAGTGGAAGCTGTCACCGCTGCTCGCGCTGCTCATCGCTGGCATGGCGGCGCGTTCGAAGATGGGCCACATGCTCACCGTCGAGCCGCAGCTGGGCAGCGCCGGCGCGGTGCTGACCGTGCTGCTCTTCATTGCTCTCGGCATGCTCTTCACGCTGGACGACGTGGCGACGCTCTGGCCGTGGGTGGTGGCGATCCTCCTGGCCCGCCTGGTCGGCAAGGGCGTGGCGGTGTCGCTGCTCGCCCGCCTGAGCGCGCTGAGCTGGCGCCAGGCCGCCGCGCTCACGCTCACGCTGCAGCCGATGA
This window harbors:
- a CDS encoding serine/threonine protein kinase; translated protein: MPSPSTPTSATPYAGLTPDAVLDALDCVGLRGDGRLIQLNSYENRVFQVFLEDGSVVVAKFYRPGRWSDAQILEEHAFAAELAEAEIPVVTPRLLGDTTLPSFTIDGQPYRFSITPRQSGRAPELEDPATLEWIGRFIGRIHTVGARKPFTHRLTLDLHSHGTTPRDWLLDSGLIAVETQTAWKQTVDQVLDEVQRSFDAAGAYRAIRLHGDCHVGNVLWTDAGPHFVDLDDALMGPPVQDLWMLLSGERQQMQQQLTALLTGYEDFMEFDWRQLRLIEALRALRMIHYSAWLARRWADPAFPVAFPWFGDRNYWSEQIIRLRDQLDAMREPPLGGSVF
- the htpG gene encoding molecular chaperone HtpG, producing MEKQTLSFQAEVKQILHLVTHSLYSNKEIFLRELVSNASDACDKLRFEALNNAGLYEDAPNLEVRVSFDKAAKTITIRDNGIGLSAEEAVANLGTIAKSGTREFMAKLEGDQKKDAQLIGQFGVGFYSGFIVADRITVESRRAGAKAEEGVRWSSDGSGDFEVETITKPTRGTDVILHLREGEEEFLSGWKLRSIISKYSDHISLPVLMQKEEWDPEKSEQIVKDEWAPINKAAALWTRSKSDITPEQYEEFYKQISYDTEAPLAYTHNRVEGRSEYTQLLYIPAKAPFDLWNRDKRGGVKLYVKRVFIMDDAEALMPVYLRFVKGVIDSADLPLNVSRELLQESRDVKAIREGSTKRVLSMLEGLANSEDEAERTKYAKFWKDFGAVLKEGVGEDHANQERLVKLFRFASTQADEGVSMEDYVKRMKEGQEAIYYVTADTLAAAKNSPQLEIFRKKGIEVLLLTDRVDEWMLSHVYEFEGKPLQSVAKGAIDLGKLQDEAEKKQAEEAATAFKPVLDRLKEVLKDRAKDVRVTTRLVDSPACLVVEEGDISGHLARMLKQAGQNAPAQQPTLEVNAEHALVKRLDGSAHFEELAHILFDQAVLAEGGHLEDPAAYVRRVNALLTA
- a CDS encoding cation:proton antiporter, with amino-acid sequence MTALESWLSSSPGSAAPLWTLEGLRGADPVLGFALVMLAAVALAELLHRKLRAPRMLGHMITGALASPLALRLLDRTDLDPWKPIIDLAIGVLVFELGSRIRPRWLIDNPWLAFTCALEGMLAGLCVAVTLVWLDAPVASAWLAGAVAMSTSPVITLVLVHELRSRGQVTERLLITTAINSALAMLALKAWNVVAAAGSINIGNELLPVVTDAVVVIGGSFLLGVFAGWLLAKLHQPLRDAAAAPVLQIALVILAAMVAAQWKLSPLLALLIAGMAARSKMGHMLTVEPQLGSAGAVLTVLLFIALGMLFTLDDVATLWPWVVAILLARLVGKGVAVSLLARLSALSWRQAAALTLTLQPMSSLAVLLAGNTFGWASQMPGVAGGVLQALLIATTVSHLLGPVLTKFSLKSLADECPQPATKER